A single window of Leptospira wolffii serovar Khorat str. Khorat-H2 DNA harbors:
- the gatB gene encoding Asp-tRNA(Asn)/Glu-tRNA(Gln) amidotransferase subunit GatB, giving the protein MEYEVVIGLEVHAQLNTNSKVFSDSPSKFGAPPNSQVSPVCLGLPGSLPVLNEEALSKAIMAGLAFGSDITLHTKFDRKNYFYPDLPKGYQISQFDRPICTGGGISFTVKGEDKPKFVNLTRIHIEEDAGKLIHSADPNIPQSYVDLNRAGTPLIEIVSEPEMRSSDEAYHYLLALKSVLRYIRVSDCNMEEGSLRCDANVSIRPKGSDKFGTRVEIKNLNSFKAVKAAIDYEVEWQRDMYSQGKTFQQQTKLWDSASNITVTMRTKEMSHDYRYFPDPDLPSVILSQKDVEDIRKTLPELPDARRDRFVDKLGLPKYDADVLTAEREIADYFEDALKVSGDAKRTSNWVKDEVLGIVNKESITISEFKVGPERIGGLVKLIVDGKISGKIGKTVFEELLNSDKDPEAIVTEKNLIVVRDDKEIERIVDEAIAANEDAVQKYKSGKDRALGAIVGYVMKVSKGKADPNLVNQMLLDKLGPLPPKG; this is encoded by the coding sequence GTGGAGTATGAAGTAGTAATCGGTTTGGAAGTGCACGCGCAGCTCAACACGAATTCCAAAGTCTTTTCGGACAGTCCTTCCAAATTCGGAGCCCCACCCAATTCACAAGTTTCCCCGGTATGCCTGGGATTACCGGGTTCCCTACCGGTCCTGAACGAAGAGGCCTTAAGCAAAGCAATCATGGCCGGACTGGCGTTCGGATCCGATATCACTCTTCATACCAAATTCGATCGAAAGAATTATTTTTATCCCGACCTTCCCAAAGGATACCAAATCTCACAATTCGATAGACCAATCTGCACGGGCGGCGGGATCTCTTTTACCGTAAAGGGAGAAGACAAACCCAAATTCGTAAACCTGACTAGGATCCATATAGAAGAAGATGCCGGTAAACTTATCCACTCCGCCGATCCGAATATACCGCAATCCTATGTGGATCTGAATCGGGCCGGAACCCCGCTCATTGAAATCGTTTCCGAACCGGAGATGAGATCCTCCGACGAGGCTTATCATTACCTGTTGGCTCTGAAATCCGTCCTAAGGTATATTAGAGTTTCCGATTGTAATATGGAAGAAGGTTCCCTTCGTTGCGACGCCAACGTTTCCATTCGTCCAAAGGGCTCCGATAAGTTCGGGACCAGAGTGGAAATCAAAAACCTAAACTCCTTTAAAGCGGTAAAAGCCGCCATCGATTACGAAGTCGAGTGGCAAAGGGATATGTATTCCCAAGGCAAAACTTTCCAACAGCAGACAAAACTTTGGGATTCCGCCTCTAATATCACGGTAACGATGAGAACCAAAGAGATGAGTCACGATTACAGGTATTTTCCGGACCCGGATCTTCCTTCCGTTATACTCAGCCAAAAAGACGTGGAGGATATCCGCAAAACCCTTCCGGAACTTCCGGATGCGAGAAGGGATCGCTTCGTGGATAAACTCGGCCTCCCTAAATACGATGCGGACGTTCTAACCGCCGAAAGAGAGATTGCCGATTACTTCGAAGACGCTCTCAAAGTTTCCGGAGATGCGAAACGTACTTCCAACTGGGTCAAGGACGAAGTATTGGGAATCGTAAACAAAGAAAGCATTACGATTTCCGAATTTAAAGTTGGGCCGGAGCGGATCGGGGGATTGGTAAAACTGATCGTAGACGGAAAGATTTCCGGCAAGATCGGCAAAACGGTCTTCGAAGAACTTCTTAATAGCGACAAAGATCCGGAGGCGATCGTAACGGAAAAAAATCTGATCGTAGTACGGGATGACAAGGAAATTGAAAGAATCGTGGACGAGGCGATTGCAGCCAACGAAGATGCGGTCCAAAAATACAAATCCGGTAAAGACAGAGCCTTGGGTGCGATCGTAGGCTATGTGATGAAAGTCTCCAAAGGAAAGGCGGATCCGAATTTAGTGAACCAAATGCTTTTGGATAAATTGGGACCACTTCCTCCTAAGGGTTAA
- a CDS encoding Fic family protein, with product MSNQSHISFKPNWTINPATLHALGQCEAFILTLSETPIFPNYRRKLLNVSLIKGAQSTTAIEGNTLSEDEINQLMEGKELSPSKEYQAQEVRNILEAFNSILTQVIEGDTHLLSSELIKDLHAKVGKNLGEIFKAIPGQFRKENVVVGKYRPPDHQLIETLMKNFCIWMKEYFHFEKGQSFAEIVIQSIVSHVYIAWIHPFSDGNGRTARLLEFYILLRAGNPDFASHILSNFYNETRPEYYAHLDKSTKTGDLSEFIAYAVKGYLDGLKKVVSMINKSQVEVFWRGYIHDTFNNETLTAKNENVNKRRRNLVLSMPYDSPVSKQEITLLSRDLALIYRELSDKTIDRDIEELLRLQLITEVSPNKFQINQDILKKALPRKARKK from the coding sequence ATGTCTAATCAGTCTCATATTTCATTTAAGCCCAACTGGACAATCAACCCAGCCACCCTACATGCACTTGGACAATGTGAGGCATTTATTCTTACATTATCAGAGACGCCTATTTTTCCAAATTATAGAAGAAAACTCTTAAATGTATCCTTAATCAAAGGTGCGCAGTCCACGACCGCTATAGAGGGGAACACTCTCTCCGAAGACGAAATCAATCAATTGATGGAAGGAAAGGAACTCTCCCCGAGCAAAGAATATCAGGCGCAAGAAGTCAGAAATATATTAGAAGCTTTTAATAGCATTCTCACTCAAGTCATCGAAGGGGACACTCATCTTTTATCATCCGAATTAATAAAAGATCTCCATGCGAAAGTTGGAAAGAACTTAGGAGAAATTTTTAAGGCGATTCCCGGGCAATTCAGAAAAGAAAATGTCGTCGTAGGAAAATACAGACCTCCCGATCACCAGCTAATCGAAACGTTAATGAAGAATTTCTGCATTTGGATGAAGGAATACTTCCACTTTGAAAAAGGCCAAAGTTTTGCAGAAATCGTTATTCAATCGATAGTCTCTCACGTTTATATAGCATGGATTCACCCTTTTAGCGACGGAAACGGCAGAACTGCTCGACTATTAGAATTTTATATCCTATTAAGGGCCGGAAATCCGGATTTTGCATCGCATATTCTATCTAATTTTTATAATGAAACAAGGCCGGAGTATTACGCCCATTTGGATAAATCTACGAAAACCGGCGACCTATCCGAGTTTATCGCTTACGCAGTAAAAGGTTATCTGGATGGTCTCAAAAAAGTCGTGTCAATGATCAATAAGTCTCAGGTCGAAGTCTTCTGGCGCGGATACATTCACGATACGTTTAATAATGAAACTTTAACGGCAAAAAACGAAAACGTAAACAAAAGAAGAAGAAATTTGGTGTTATCTATGCCCTATGATAGTCCCGTTTCCAAACAGGAAATAACCCTGCTATCGAGAGATCTTGCTTTAATTTATCGAGAACTATCCGATAAAACCATAGATCGGGACATTGAAGAGCTATTAAGATTACAATTGATTACCGAAGTAAGTCCGAACAAATTCCAGATCAACCAAGATATACTAAAAAAAGCTCTCCCAAGAAAAGCTCGAAAAAAATAA
- a CDS encoding GNAT family N-acetyltransferase: protein MTKRESISIRVASRSDLEELTELFDAYRRFYELKSDETGAKKFLEDRLLHKDSILLVADDSRSLLGFLQLYPTFSSLSMKRDFILNDLYVKEAERKKGIARKLLEEAANTVRKSGGKGMGLETHPDNRHARKLYETFGFKFSDDFLHYYWTAPKEK from the coding sequence ATGACTAAACGAGAAAGCATATCGATCAGAGTGGCAAGTCGTTCGGACTTGGAAGAACTTACCGAATTATTCGATGCATATCGTAGATTCTACGAATTGAAATCCGACGAAACAGGTGCAAAAAAGTTTTTGGAAGACAGACTTTTACACAAGGATTCGATCCTACTAGTGGCCGACGACTCCCGTTCTCTGTTGGGGTTTCTGCAACTTTATCCTACGTTTTCCTCTCTTTCCATGAAAAGGGATTTCATTTTGAACGATCTCTATGTGAAAGAAGCGGAACGTAAGAAAGGGATTGCACGTAAATTGTTGGAAGAAGCCGCAAATACGGTGAGAAAGTCGGGAGGAAAAGGCATGGGTTTAGAAACTCATCCCGATAACCGACACGCGCGTAAATTGTACGAGACTTTCGGTTTTAAGTTCAGCGACGATTTCCTGCACTATTACTGGACCGCACCGAAGGAAAAATAG
- the dnaE gene encoding DNA polymerase III subunit alpha has protein sequence MEDFAHLHLHTTYSMLDGAIRIKELMQHVKDLGMSSVAMTDHGNMFGAIEFYNEATKAGVKPIIGCEFYVSPNRKSESEEMKIADGNAYHLILLAKNEQGYKNLIKLASKSYTEGFYKKARIDYDLLDKYSEGLVCLTACLAGEVNRKILEGKPVESLQLAGKLNEIFRKEDFYLEIQNHGIPEQEIVAKGIFELAQKSGIKLVVTNDSHFLKKDDKEAQDILLRIGMRKNIEDEMEFGFNQHFYVKSPTEMKALFPELPQAFYSTLEIRDKIDLKLKFGNYLLPEFVVPQGFDEYGFMEKLVWEGVQQRYSHVSPEIKERVEFELNTIKSMHFAGYFLIVQDYINYAKKTGIPVGPGRGSAAGSIVAYALGITNVEPLRFNLLFERFLNPDRKDMPDIDTDFCVERREEVINYIRQKYGEDRVGQIITFGSLGAKAALKDVARVMNLPFEESNRLTSYCPSKPGITLDEALAMSADLKQASEKDDLNKKIFAIAKRLEGNYRQPGRHAAGVVISPFPLDEVVPLSTVAEKDKPGVRSIVTQYEKNNLESVGLIKMDILGLKNLTTLNYAVNLVRERRGIHLDLDKIPLDDAATYALLRKANTLGIFQLESTGITDLVARSQVSNFDEIVALIALYRPGPMESGMLEEYLERKSGKKPVTYPHSSTETILKETFGLTVYQEQVMSISRVVGGYTMGESDMLRKAMAKKKKELMDPLRVKFVEGAQAQGHAKKFSEDLFDQLEKFGGYGFNKSHSVAYAIVTYQTAYMKANYPTEYMAALLAGDHSKTTDIVKYINNAREMGIHVLTPDVNESDVSFSVIDDQTIRFGISSMKGVGEGAAQNIIAARKNLGGFKEITDFIINVDTRILNKKILEALVQGGALDSFGYTRKCLFESLDSLVSFAQKEQERSKEGQFSLFGDSGLNYELKLPKEADEWEMEDRLRREKMFTGLYLSGHPLDKYEKHLKSLNSIPIETLDTVKAGTKVEVAGVMTSLKIKFTKKKEEFVNFKLEDRTGEIECVAFPKVYQKFKEMIKEDQAVFLKGDLDRIEAGESELRGQIKVNSFEILNDTTIEDKMEKALHIRLEDRHKKMQDIIPQLHTLLAAYQGNSQVYFHIISGDEEKKVIRAHNHYSVQPNPELMDRLVRLLGEDTVYESFGDNVRVYGLNGTRQAVKI, from the coding sequence ATGGAAGACTTCGCCCACCTCCACCTCCACACTACCTATTCCATGCTCGACGGAGCGATCCGAATCAAGGAGCTCATGCAGCATGTGAAGGATCTCGGAATGAGTTCCGTGGCTATGACAGACCACGGAAATATGTTCGGAGCGATCGAATTTTACAATGAGGCGACTAAAGCCGGCGTAAAACCCATAATCGGCTGCGAATTCTACGTTTCCCCCAACCGCAAGTCGGAATCCGAGGAAATGAAAATCGCCGACGGAAACGCATACCATCTCATTCTTCTCGCAAAAAACGAACAAGGTTACAAAAATCTAATTAAGCTCGCAAGTAAATCCTACACGGAAGGATTTTATAAAAAGGCGAGAATCGACTACGATCTGTTGGACAAGTATAGCGAAGGTCTCGTATGCTTAACTGCCTGTCTAGCCGGAGAAGTGAATCGCAAAATTCTGGAAGGAAAGCCGGTCGAGTCTCTCCAGCTTGCGGGGAAATTGAACGAGATCTTCCGAAAAGAGGATTTTTATCTGGAAATCCAAAACCACGGAATTCCGGAACAAGAAATCGTAGCGAAAGGAATCTTCGAGCTTGCCCAAAAGAGCGGAATCAAACTCGTTGTCACGAACGATTCCCACTTTTTGAAGAAGGACGACAAGGAAGCTCAGGATATTCTTCTCCGGATCGGAATGAGAAAGAATATCGAAGACGAAATGGAGTTCGGCTTCAATCAGCATTTCTACGTCAAAAGCCCGACGGAAATGAAAGCTCTCTTTCCGGAATTGCCTCAAGCGTTCTATTCCACTTTAGAGATCCGGGATAAAATAGATCTAAAACTCAAATTCGGAAATTATCTATTACCTGAATTCGTAGTTCCTCAAGGTTTCGACGAGTACGGATTCATGGAAAAACTAGTATGGGAAGGAGTCCAACAGAGATATTCCCATGTAAGTCCCGAAATCAAGGAAAGAGTCGAATTTGAACTAAACACGATCAAGAGTATGCATTTTGCCGGATACTTCCTGATCGTTCAGGATTATATCAACTACGCCAAGAAGACCGGAATCCCGGTAGGACCGGGAAGAGGATCCGCCGCCGGTTCCATCGTAGCGTATGCATTAGGGATTACTAACGTAGAACCGCTTCGATTCAATCTACTCTTCGAAAGATTTTTGAATCCGGACAGAAAGGACATGCCGGATATCGATACGGACTTTTGTGTCGAAAGACGGGAAGAAGTGATCAATTATATCCGCCAAAAGTACGGAGAAGATCGGGTCGGTCAGATCATCACATTCGGATCTTTGGGTGCGAAAGCCGCACTGAAAGACGTGGCTCGTGTGATGAACCTACCGTTCGAAGAATCGAATCGTCTTACCAGCTATTGCCCGAGTAAGCCGGGGATCACTTTGGACGAAGCCTTGGCGATGTCCGCGGATCTAAAACAGGCCAGCGAAAAGGACGATCTGAACAAGAAGATCTTCGCAATCGCAAAACGCTTGGAAGGAAACTATCGCCAACCGGGAAGACACGCCGCGGGAGTGGTGATCTCACCTTTTCCTTTGGACGAAGTAGTCCCTCTTTCCACGGTTGCAGAAAAGGACAAACCCGGCGTCCGCTCTATCGTAACCCAGTATGAGAAAAATAACCTAGAATCCGTCGGCTTGATCAAGATGGATATCTTAGGGCTCAAAAACTTAACCACCCTGAATTATGCGGTTAATCTGGTCCGAGAAAGAAGAGGCATCCATTTGGATTTGGACAAAATCCCTCTCGACGACGCCGCCACCTATGCTTTATTAAGAAAAGCGAATACTTTAGGTATATTCCAGCTGGAATCCACCGGGATCACCGATCTCGTGGCCAGAAGCCAGGTCTCTAATTTCGACGAAATCGTAGCGTTAATCGCGCTCTATCGTCCCGGCCCTATGGAATCCGGGATGTTGGAGGAATATTTGGAAAGGAAGAGCGGTAAAAAACCGGTCACCTATCCTCATTCTTCCACAGAAACGATCCTTAAGGAAACTTTCGGATTAACGGTCTACCAAGAGCAGGTGATGAGTATCTCCCGGGTTGTAGGAGGATACACCATGGGAGAGTCGGATATGCTCCGTAAAGCCATGGCAAAAAAGAAGAAGGAACTCATGGATCCTCTTCGCGTGAAGTTCGTTGAAGGTGCGCAAGCCCAAGGTCACGCTAAAAAATTCTCGGAAGACCTTTTCGATCAGCTCGAGAAATTCGGTGGTTACGGATTCAACAAATCTCACTCGGTCGCATATGCGATAGTTACATATCAGACCGCTTACATGAAAGCCAATTATCCTACGGAATATATGGCTGCGTTACTCGCGGGAGATCATTCCAAAACCACCGACATCGTAAAATACATCAATAACGCTCGAGAGATGGGTATTCACGTTCTTACTCCCGACGTAAACGAGTCGGACGTTTCTTTCTCCGTAATCGACGATCAAACCATCCGATTCGGAATCTCTTCAATGAAAGGAGTAGGAGAAGGCGCAGCTCAGAATATCATTGCGGCTCGTAAGAATTTAGGCGGATTCAAAGAAATCACAGATTTCATCATCAACGTAGATACCAGAATCCTAAACAAAAAGATCCTGGAAGCCTTAGTACAAGGCGGAGCGTTGGACTCCTTCGGTTACACTCGTAAATGTCTATTCGAATCCTTGGACAGCCTGGTTTCCTTCGCCCAAAAAGAGCAGGAGAGATCCAAAGAAGGCCAATTCTCCCTATTCGGAGATTCCGGTCTGAATTACGAATTAAAACTTCCTAAAGAAGCGGACGAGTGGGAGATGGAGGATCGCCTCCGCCGGGAAAAAATGTTCACCGGCCTGTATCTCTCCGGCCACCCTCTCGATAAATACGAAAAACATTTGAAGAGCTTGAATTCGATTCCGATCGAAACCCTGGATACAGTTAAGGCCGGAACCAAGGTAGAGGTCGCAGGAGTCATGACCTCCTTAAAAATCAAGTTCACCAAGAAGAAGGAAGAATTCGTAAACTTCAAATTGGAAGATCGCACGGGAGAAATCGAATGCGTGGCCTTTCCTAAAGTCTACCAGAAGTTCAAGGAAATGATCAAGGAAGACCAGGCTGTCTTCTTAAAGGGAGATCTGGATCGTATCGAAGCAGGAGAATCCGAACTTCGAGGTCAGATCAAAGTGAATAGCTTCGAAATTTTGAACGATACTACGATCGAAGATAAGATGGAGAAGGCCCTGCATATCAGATTGGAAGATCGTCATAAAAAGATGCAGGATATCATTCCTCAACTCCATACCTTGCTTGCCGCCTATCAGGGAAATTCCCAAGTCTATTTCCATATCATATCCGGCGACGAAGAGAAGAAAGTCATCCGAGCTCATAATCATTATTCCGTACAACCTAACCCGGAGTTAATGGATCGTTTAGTTCGACTCTTGGGAGAAGATACTGTGTATGAAAGTTTCGGAGATAATGTGAGAGTATACGGTCTAAACGGAACCAGACAAGCGGTTAAGATCTAA
- a CDS encoding histidine kinase dimerization/phosphoacceptor domain -containing protein, with product MFEVTETQDLNRSIQLFFVSVITGLLCFGVIGFEHLAGNHTFRPGYTIAGLASILSAFLIWRGKYKISVYLCSVCFSLAIGFGTFYGAGFKNALIWYPVFLLFHLYFFNRQMTFFAFLFCLGLILGRIFSTSAPERSEILVDSIASLGVMTLFIVSIGANLDKLLSDKDVLLKELTHRVRNNLQVVLDMVSLLKESNESLETRIALQTLERRVLALASVHAIAQNSQDVKRIPVGDVIENYLNRIVSKYKALPALDPIGKHFLLDVKDANLLLLILGEIIATVSDSVTTHIEDVRISFRNPSLSTFQLQVEGTNLTEGEWSHFSRSLLRQHGGDLSMEKSGRGRILATFGLLNR from the coding sequence ATGTTCGAAGTTACGGAAACACAGGATCTAAATCGAAGCATACAGTTGTTTTTTGTCTCCGTAATTACCGGCCTCTTATGCTTCGGAGTCATCGGCTTCGAGCATCTTGCCGGGAACCATACGTTTCGCCCCGGTTATACGATTGCAGGACTAGCTTCCATTCTCTCCGCATTTCTGATCTGGAGGGGCAAGTATAAGATTTCGGTCTATCTCTGCTCCGTCTGTTTTTCTTTAGCGATCGGGTTCGGTACTTTTTACGGGGCCGGATTTAAGAATGCACTCATCTGGTATCCGGTTTTCCTACTTTTTCATCTCTACTTCTTCAATCGGCAGATGACGTTTTTTGCCTTTCTGTTCTGCTTGGGTCTCATACTCGGACGGATCTTTTCCACTAGCGCGCCGGAACGTTCCGAGATCCTGGTAGATTCGATCGCGTCTTTGGGTGTCATGACCTTGTTTATCGTTTCCATCGGAGCGAATCTGGATAAATTGCTTTCGGACAAGGACGTACTCCTAAAAGAGCTGACACATCGGGTCCGAAACAATCTGCAAGTAGTATTGGATATGGTTTCCCTTTTAAAGGAATCAAACGAATCCTTGGAGACTCGTATCGCTCTCCAAACTTTGGAAAGAAGAGTGTTGGCTCTGGCTTCCGTTCATGCGATCGCTCAAAACTCGCAAGATGTGAAGCGCATTCCAGTGGGAGACGTGATCGAGAATTATCTGAATCGGATCGTTTCCAAGTATAAGGCTTTACCCGCTTTGGATCCGATCGGAAAACATTTCTTGTTGGATGTAAAGGATGCGAACCTTCTGCTATTGATTTTAGGCGAAATCATCGCGACCGTTTCCGATTCCGTAACGACTCATATCGAGGACGTTCGAATCAGCTTTAGAAATCCCAGTTTAAGCACTTTTCAATTGCAAGTGGAAGGAACCAATCTAACGGAAGGAGAATGGAGTCATTTCTCTAGATCGTTATTACGTCAACACGGGGGAGATTTGAGTATGGAGAAGAGCGGCCGAGGAAGAATTCTAGCCACATTCGGTTTGTTGAACCGTTAG
- a CDS encoding prohibitin family protein: MNDSFLSKLPELNWKKIAIGGVLVLILLSANPFACIRSGHRGVVTTLGAVSERVLGEGVNIIIPFTQSVHQIDVRVQKTDVNSSAPSKDLQEIHTKITLTYHLIPGSVNKLYQEIGLSYEDTIVGPAILETMKHVTAQFTASELVTKRDEVATHIQDSLRGKLTKFYIQIDEVSMKDFEFSKTFSDSIELKQKAEQDALRAKNELERVKVEAEQKVAEARAEAEALRLKSQQLTPLMVEMERIKKWDGKYPDTYMGSGANTLFQIK, encoded by the coding sequence ATGAACGATTCGTTTCTATCAAAACTTCCGGAACTAAATTGGAAGAAAATCGCAATCGGCGGAGTCTTGGTATTGATACTGCTTTCCGCAAATCCTTTCGCTTGTATCCGATCCGGACATAGGGGAGTAGTTACGACCTTAGGTGCGGTATCCGAGAGAGTTTTAGGAGAAGGAGTGAATATTATCATTCCGTTTACCCAATCCGTGCATCAAATAGACGTGCGCGTCCAAAAGACCGATGTAAACTCTTCGGCTCCTTCCAAGGATCTTCAGGAGATTCATACCAAGATCACTCTCACCTACCATTTGATTCCCGGTAGTGTGAACAAATTATACCAAGAGATAGGATTGTCTTACGAGGATACGATCGTGGGTCCTGCTATCCTGGAAACGATGAAGCATGTCACGGCTCAGTTTACCGCTTCCGAACTTGTGACCAAAAGGGACGAGGTGGCCACTCATATCCAGGATTCGTTACGAGGCAAGCTTACTAAATTCTACATACAGATCGACGAGGTATCCATGAAGGATTTCGAATTTTCTAAAACGTTTTCCGATTCCATCGAGTTGAAACAAAAGGCGGAGCAAGACGCTCTTAGGGCTAAAAACGAATTGGAACGGGTTAAGGTGGAAGCCGAACAAAAAGTCGCCGAAGCCAGAGCGGAAGCCGAAGCGCTTAGACTGAAAAGCCAACAATTGACCCCTTTAATGGTGGAAATGGAAAGAATTAAGAAATGGGACGGTAAATATCCGGACACGTATATGGGTTCCGGAGCCAATACATTATTCCAGATTAAGTAA
- a CDS encoding M23 family metallopeptidase, with the protein MRRIIPLVILLAAFHLSTFAQNDKVINFLFPVKTEGIENKVTSVFGESRGDHFHNGMDIASVGEPVLAMAEGKILYSRFGEDDPFGEEFGTGNSVWLDHGNGIYSSYYHLKDTRLPGLLDERLVSAGEKIAYTGNTGHSSGAHLHFVLLKDFGKIIEDPMKVLMPVEDLTPPVIGNLLIHQDENKYSQINDGDNINISRAFPVTVGIQDAGKKSGQRRGVAQIQVSLNGQLLKKASFSDLHYEKGEWKNPEGFPFTDLYYKDQYLIGHLDFRNGENSIKVLAWDFRQNLSEKTFTFYVNRIR; encoded by the coding sequence ATGAGACGTATTATACCCCTCGTAATTCTTTTGGCCGCGTTCCATCTAAGCACCTTTGCGCAAAACGATAAAGTAATAAATTTTCTTTTCCCTGTGAAAACGGAAGGAATCGAAAATAAAGTCACTTCCGTATTCGGAGAGTCGCGAGGGGATCATTTTCATAACGGTATGGATATCGCTTCGGTCGGAGAACCGGTTTTGGCCATGGCGGAGGGAAAGATCCTTTATTCGCGGTTTGGTGAAGATGACCCTTTCGGAGAGGAGTTCGGCACCGGAAATTCCGTATGGTTGGACCACGGAAACGGAATATATTCCTCTTATTACCATTTAAAAGATACTAGGTTACCCGGCCTTTTAGACGAGCGTCTTGTTTCCGCCGGTGAGAAAATCGCCTATACGGGAAATACCGGCCATTCCAGCGGAGCGCATTTACATTTCGTTTTGCTAAAGGACTTCGGCAAGATCATAGAGGATCCGATGAAAGTCCTCATGCCTGTAGAGGATTTAACGCCTCCCGTAATCGGAAATCTACTAATCCACCAAGATGAGAATAAATACAGTCAGATCAACGACGGGGATAACATCAATATCTCCCGTGCTTTTCCTGTTACCGTCGGAATCCAAGATGCAGGCAAGAAGTCCGGTCAAAGAAGAGGTGTCGCCCAAATCCAAGTTAGCCTAAACGGCCAGCTTCTGAAAAAGGCGAGTTTCTCCGATTTGCATTACGAGAAAGGGGAATGGAAGAACCCGGAAGGATTTCCTTTTACGGATCTATATTATAAGGACCAGTATTTAATCGGTCATTTAGATTTCCGTAACGGGGAGAATTCGATCAAAGTTTTGGCCTGGGATTTTAGGCAGAATCTCTCCGAAAAAACCTTCACTTTTTACGTGAATCGCATCCGTTAA
- a CDS encoding RNA polymerase sigma factor: protein MNLSKDKTLDLVTRCGEGDEAALKLFFESYSEDIYNFPMKIFHLSEDDAGDFFLYAFERLKTGARFSSFKGKSSFRTWFYSVLRNMLIDWQRTKRELKITNLGKINKEGKEYATIEDEPDLRPELVEEAQELTKLFHQVLGEIGIEKRVIFKLSYIYYLNLDEEEISFLMEKTNLPEAELKKKILSVRSELSKREEENIRMEDKITSLYLNILELKEKQNATVKKAPILPQEIDKTSQALKKKYEQRKKLLEKRKKGHFLARTPYREVADLLGITEGNVSVTLLRLIEKIQKKLKFSELSE from the coding sequence ATGAATTTGTCAAAGGATAAAACCCTCGATCTGGTCACCCGTTGCGGAGAAGGAGACGAGGCCGCTCTCAAGTTATTCTTCGAGTCCTATTCCGAGGACATTTATAACTTCCCGATGAAGATTTTTCATTTGAGCGAAGACGATGCGGGAGATTTCTTTCTCTACGCTTTTGAACGACTGAAAACAGGTGCAAGATTCTCCAGTTTCAAAGGTAAATCCAGTTTTAGAACGTGGTTCTATTCCGTTTTGCGGAATATGCTTATAGACTGGCAGAGGACCAAGCGGGAACTTAAGATCACCAATCTTGGAAAGATAAATAAGGAAGGGAAGGAATACGCGACGATCGAGGACGAACCCGATCTAAGACCCGAATTGGTCGAAGAAGCCCAAGAACTCACCAAATTATTCCACCAGGTCCTAGGCGAAATCGGGATCGAAAAAAGAGTCATTTTCAAACTTTCTTATATTTACTACCTCAATCTAGACGAGGAAGAGATTTCGTTCCTCATGGAGAAGACCAATCTCCCGGAAGCGGAACTGAAAAAGAAAATTTTGTCCGTTCGTTCCGAACTCTCCAAAAGAGAGGAGGAAAATATCAGAATGGAAGACAAAATTACGTCTCTATATCTGAACATCCTGGAATTAAAGGAAAAGCAGAATGCGACGGTCAAAAAGGCCCCTATTCTCCCTCAAGAGATAGACAAGACCTCCCAAGCCCTCAAAAAGAAATACGAACAAAGAAAGAAGCTTCTAGAAAAGCGCAAAAAAGGACATTTCTTAGCTCGGACCCCCTACCGAGAGGTGGCCGATTTACTGGGAATCACGGAAGGAAATGTCAGCGTCACTTTGCTACGGCTGATCGAAAAAATACAAAAAAAACTCAAATTTTCGGAATTGTCCGAGTAG